The genome window cttggctaatcatttggaccaccctccaagatggcgacggggattcccccaagggcataaggcgagtGTAAAtggacgagggtgtgtcttttatgagTTTGAACCGCAGCCTTagtgtcatgagtcttgtccagGGGAGAATGACTGCCCCCTCGCATTGAGGATTTCAAGTTGAAGGCTGACCGCGGTAGTTTTTTtctttctcattgagataacatctcttttccaagagagacctggtccaatagcagcagggggaacaacgtttcagacacaacaacttacatacactaacaaCATTAaacaactaaactcagcaaaaaaataaacgtcctctcactgtcaactgtgtttattttcagcaaacttaacatgtgtaaatatttgtatgaacataagattcaacaactgagacataaactgaacaagttccacagatatgtgactaacagaaatggaaaaatgtgtccctgaacaaaggggggatcaaaatcaaaagtaacagtcagtatctggtgtggccaccagttgtattaagtactacagtgcatctccttctcatggaccacaccagatttgccagttcttgctgtgagatgttaccccactcttccaccaaggcatctgcaagttcccgaacatttctggggggaatggccctagtcctcaccctccgatccaacaggtcccagacgtgctcaatgggattgagatccgggctcttcgctggccatagaAGAACACAGGaaattgcaggaaatcacgcacagaatgagcagtatggctggtggcattgtcatgctggagggtcatgtcaggatgagcctgcagggaggaggatgtcttccctgtaacgcacagcgttgagattgcctgcaatgacaacaagctcagtccgatgatgctgtgacacaccgccccagaccatgacggaccctccacctccaaatcgatcctgctccagagtacaggcctcggtgtaacgctcattccttcaacgataaacgcgaacccgaccatcacccctggtgagaaaaaccgtgactcgtcagtaaagagcactttttgccagtcctgtctggtccagcacaggtgtgatgttcggatgtaccgatcctgtgcaggtgttgttacacgtggtctgccactgcgaggatgatcagctgtccgtcctgtcttaggcatctcacagtacggacattgcaatttatttccctggccacatctgcagtcctcatgcctccttacagcatgtctaaggcacgttcactcagccatcacggctagctattttgacgcccgccaacttcggggcaaactaaactcagaattagtattagaaatattgtattacctttgctgatcttcgtcagaatgcactcccaggactgctacttccacaagaaatgttgtttttgttccaaataatccatagttatgtccaaatacctctgttttgtttgtgcgttcaggtcactatccaaagggtaacgcgcgagtgcatttcaagacaaaaaaagtcaaaatgttccattaccgtacctagaagcatgtcaaacgctgtttaaaatcaatttttaatggtatttttctcgtaaaatagtgataatattccaaccagacaatagtgtattcattcaaagaggaaaagaaaaacagCGTGCAcgtgcgcatatccaatctctttgtccccaggcagaccactgagaaactgagctactatactctgcccagagacaggagacggctcaatccgctttctgaaggctttagacagccaatggaagccttagaaagtgcaatataaccccacagatactgtagtttcgatagagaatcaaaagaagaactacaaattctcagacaggccacttcctgcttggaactttctcaggtttttgcctgccatatgagttctgttatactcacagacaccattcaaacagttttagaaacttcagagtgttttctatccaaatctactaatactatgcatattctcgtttctgggcaagagtagtaaccagtttaaatcgggtacgttttttatccggccgtgaaaatactgcccctagcccagacaggttaacgttactagctcagtatttgaagtTGTTATATTATCATTAGTAGTGTATTATCAGGTAAAAGCATATGCTTATTATTCACAATTTCTCAAATATTTATTCGCTAATCATTCAGTCGaatacactatactacagccattgAATCCGTCTTTGAGCGTTAAGGGACATTAATGGCAAGCTTGGTCCACGGCATCTTGAAATACAAGGACAAATGTTATTAATCAGTGACTGAAATTTCGTGCTACGTGATATTCACTCCCGGACTTGGAGAGCGCTCAAAAGCGTTGAAGAACGGCCCTCTGAATAATGGGCCGTGGTTTTGGCTTAACTGCGTTGGGAAAAAGACGCAGCTCCAACTGGGCATGCAATGGTTCCGAAAACACTCCCATGTTGCTAGATGGTGACACGCTGAAATTACACTTCCTGGTCTTCAAACGCACCACTGAGCATTTTCCATAGGAAATAATTAgtccatattttttttttacagtctaTGGTCTTGTACTGAGCAATTTCCACTTACCTGTAGATAGGCCAGCTGCTATGTCAAAATTGGTTATATtaaaaaaattcatgaaaactaaAATGAGCTTTTTAgttttaatttaaggttagggttaagcatTAGGGGTAGCAGTGTGGTTAACTTCAAAATCAGATGTTATGAAATGTATGGAATACAGTGatcaccgtcattgtaaataagaatttgttcttaactgacttgcctagttaaataaaggttaaataaaaaataaatttatTGCTAAACGTATCAAACCTATAAAAGGACACTGTCCCGTGCTGCTGAGAAAGGAAATATCCGTTGCTGTTGAATAAAACTAATGAATCTTCTGTTGCCCAAAACCCCAGGGCCTACCCGCATCAATCCTGTCTTTGTGAAGACTGTAAACACTCCCTTTGTCCTTAATCAGATTTAAATGGGAGAACTAAAGCATTCCTTCCATTGCGCTTCTTCAGTGTCTGTCTCGGTCTGGCTCCAATGGAGTCCTATTGCTGGTgaattgtaattattattattttttaaattgttaaAACAGGGGGCACATAGGACTAATCATATTCATAGAGCCTGTGACCACAAGAAATAAGATCTCGGCACAATAAgcaatatatattttgtatatattgtaAGGATGCACCATTTGTATTTACATTCACATTGCTATTTCAGGCAACCAGTTAATATACAAACACTCAAGCAGTATGTTTTATAGACATGACATCAAGAGAAATGCAATCCAATCAGTCAGATAATTAACAATAAAGAACCGACATGAAAATGATTGATAATGTTAAAAATGACAGTTGACCATGATAACTTAAGAGTGGGAGGGGCTTGGTCTGTCTTTACTTGTCCTGCCCTATAACAAGCATGTGGGGCTCGAACaattctattaaaatgtattcatCAGACCCCACAAAGCCACTGCAGTTTAAAATGGGGATCAATAAATATCCCAGGAGAGGTCTGCCTTCCCTCTCTGTGGCACTGCCAGATATAGACCCTGTGAGATGCTGCGAGTCCTCCGTCCTTCAACATCGATCGAGGGGTGGATCACTCTCCTCCCACTGTTGAGGGATGCCCATCACACCCCAGGATGATGATGTTCTACCCAAACCATCCATCCTCTGTCAAGGGACAGGACACCTATCCCTGGGCCTTTTTGACAAATTAAGTATGAAACTCATCCTGTACCAAATGCTAGGGCCAGTTCGAGCACCCCTTTCCTTCCCCATTCCTGCTCAGGGTCAAATTCCCCCTACTATGTAACTGTATCCTCATCAGTACAGTGGTGGTGCTATTTTTAAACAAGGCACAATTCATCAAACATAATTACTGGACATCAGTTCTTTCCCACACCCCACTCCACCCACAGCGCATTAAACCACAATGTCCACATCCTCTCAACAATGGCCACCCAGTGCTAGAGAACCCACCAACAACCCCTTCCTGACTAGTAGCAACTAGCAAGCAAAGAGGAATCCACTTTGGAACTCAAACTTATCTGCAAGTTTGAGAGACAGTTTGACAGCACAGCTGAAACATGTTCATCCTTTTCCATCTCCTAAGTAAGAATGTTCATTGTATGCCATACATTCTATTGACAACACTAGAAATGCTTCTGAACAGTGAACATGTTTATATCCACACTGAGTCAAACCAAAGCCATATCATTTATCACAACTGTATGACAACCTCCTGTTGCCTGGGCTATCACTGATGTTGTGCATCTGTCCTTCTATGACTTTCTTAGGTTTAAAAGTCAAGCCTGCCTCTACTTCTCTGGGCTTTTGACTCTTCGTGAACTCCTCTCCTACTGAACCAATAGGTTGACTACAGACGATGGCCTTGGCACCTCTCTTCAGCATGTGCCAACCAGATAAGTTCATGCTGGTTCTTCAGCTGAtcgagtcagtgtgtctgagtaTAAAGGCTACAGTCTCTGGCCCTATTATTTTTACTCTTGTAATGAGGACTACTCAATAAGATTCATTAAGTCAAGACTTGGAAAATACCTTGGGGTGATACAATTAGGAAATGGCCTAGCGAGACCCAGAAAGACAAGGCACCATTACTGCCTGGTGTGGGATAATACAGAAATGAGTAACTAGAGACCTTGTCCCATTGTGACCTTTCATTTGATTCCTTAATCTACATTTACCTCTAGGCAAAGATAAAACCCAATTTGAGAAAAAGAAAACACATTTAGCAGGGCAATTTCTacaaacaaaaacatgtttttctgaGTTTAACCAATCTGGTGGACAGTTTAAAATATTCACAGGACCAAAACTATGAATTTCCAGCCTGTTTTGAACCACAGTTGACAGAATTCAGAAACTGCTGTATTGCGCCAACATTTATGCAGCCTGTCAGTCAACCAACCCCCAATGCAGGCTAGCAATGTGGCTCTGTAGTTATTCCACTGAGACCATTTGGACTTCCTGTTTTGTACATGGGGTAAAAGGAAAAACATATATTTCCCAATTCAATGGTGGCAAACAGAGTAACAAAAGGTTTTGAGGGTGGACAGCTATATAAACTGCCTGAAAAGTCTCAATGCAACACACCAACGAGACATTGTGTTCTTCACATAAAAGATAACAGAATGAGTCATTACCTAATGTGAATGGAATGCTGAAAAACACAGGAAGGTTACATTACGTCAACAAATAATAATTGTTGACCAATTCACATCAAAGAGTAGTCCATTCATCTGGAGGGAAATTGCATTCTTGGTCAAAGTTAAGCTTGCCACACCTTAAACCACAGCTTTTAGTTATGCAATTAAAATAGGTCTCAACATATACTGGCAATTAGCCTACATAAAAAGAACACATCTTTAAGCACAGTATTGAAGCCCTGAAGGTGTTTTGTATGGGATATTTTAACACCCGGCAGTCTGCAGCACATCGAAGTGCGAGCTCTGCaaatttcatttcacctttatttaaccaggtaggcaggccagttgagaaaaagttATATTATAAATCATTCCTCATGGGGGTAAACGCTCACATAAAGCAGATAAGAATTTCCCCAATGCAAGTGTGGTAAACTAGAAGCAAAGAACAATCACAATTCTATCTCTAGCATTCTGTACATACTTTCTTATAATGGATTTTGAGTCCTAGGGAAGCTGTGTATTATGATAACTGTGTTCCTTTGtatgtattatggatccccattagctgctgcaaaagcagggtccagcaaaattaaggcagtttattcaATTAATCACTTTTGGTCAAGTTATGATCAAAATAAGAAAATGAGACATTTAAAATTACTTTTTTAATTAGGCATTACAATGACATTGTTCTGTACATGGTTCTCCAAGTCAACATAGGAATAAGAGAGCTGAACCAAAACATATCATTTCACCAGGGAGCTGCTCTCTCCCATTGCATGACAGGCCCACTCTGCCGAAGGGTTACTATACTTCTGTACTCATGCTGTAGATACAGACTAGTAAAAGGTCTCGCATCCTGAGACATATGAATGGTAGTAGGTTGAGAGCTCAGAGCTGAATGACATTCCTTTGGAAATATTGAGTCCATTGGCTTCATAACCATCAATGTTACCCTATGAACAAAAGCTGCATTCTGAAAAGCATGTTTGAGTTAACAGAGACCTGTTTCAGTTTGCTTGAGCACAATCTGGGATCAAAAACATGAGTACACAAAAAGGCCAATTAATTCACAATATAGCCCACTATAGGGAATCACTTGTGCAACTGGGTTCCAGATGGCGAGTCTAAGCActacactggctgtgtcccaaatctGTCTTGTTCTTTTACTTACTTAAACGGCATAGTGTGTACTAATCGTACTAAATACTATTTAGAACGTACTGTTTAGTGAAATCAAATAACAGTAAGCAACAAATAACATACTAGGCTCATCCATACTGAGAATGCATAAACTAATGCTCAAATTGCATTGATTCCTGCCATTCGTTTATTTTGGTAAAGCACATCACCAtatctgattatcagctgttaTCAAACACACGTGGGTCTCGAAAAACgattctcttcctcaatagtgtGCAATGAATTTTACTAGATGAAATGCcgaaatgagtatgacatcctggcatttaaagaaTATGCAATTTTCGACATTGCACATACAATGCACATATTATGAAACATTATATATTTTTGCATACCCAAAATAACTACTATTTTGAATGAAATTATGGGTATTTGGACACAGTCAATGTCTTTCCTGACATAATTTTGTTACAACAATGTCCAGAATGTTGACAATTAAATGTACGCAATGGtacacggggggccaagtacgaaaaaaaataaatatgtatgaaatgaaaaaaatgaaatgtatgcattcactactgtaagtcgctctggataagagcgtctgctaaatgactaaaatgtaaatgtaaatgtgaaaattTTAAATCACATCTTGCAGTGTTTTTGTCAATACAAATCCAAAACAAATACCTACATTTGCTAAATGGTTTCTGTATTAAAAACATGTTTAATCTAAGGTGTTGTAGTTGTCCCAAACAAGCTAGACTAAACATCAGACTTTAGTTCTGAAAGGAAAAACTATGAATCAGACCCTTATGTTACTCACAATCCAACAGTATCTTTAAAGCATACATGAACCAAGCCTGAGCCCTAATGAAAAGATACAAGTCCAGCTCCAttagaaaatatataaaaatgtgaTAAAGAATAGGCAAAGTTGGTAATCTCTGTAGCTTTGAATTATGACCACATTTAATTGATATTCATCAAGCCACATAATGTCACTTAGGCTTGCTACAGAGTAGAAGCTAACCCTTATTCATGACTCCAATTCCACCTCATTACATTGAGCCATTGGACTTGGCTCAATGCCAACACTGCACAAATGCTCTGCCTAAACTCAAATACGCCTTGCACGCGATACAGTTTTGGAAACATTTGGAACTTAACTTACATATaagcaaaaacatatttttcaaatacaaaatatacatGTACTCTAAGAAGTTTAGGAAAGTTGCACCCGGCTGTATTTTCAAGAACACCGCCTCCAACAGGCTACACTTCCTCCCCTCCAATTTCCACTTCAAACGTCTCCAGTGGCGTGTAAAGGTTACTACAAGCTTCACTCCATTGATCTACGTGCGTGCAAATTTTGGAGCAGCAGACCCCTGTTGGTAAAATGATATCTTCACCGGTCTCACTCCCATTCACAAGGGGGTGacagcattttttatttttgtcactTCATTTTGTGAAATCAAGGAAGAGTCGCCTTCCCTCGCTAGTAGTAGCTAGTTGGCAGCCTGGCTAGCTGGCATTAGCCTGACTAAAAACATGGCTAGCCTTTCTAGCTTCTTACATCTCCATGTGAAAAcgtacaggagggtagctctccgggaacagggttTGAGAGCCCAGCATATAACATTGGTCAGATCAAGGAATCAAGCGGCAACACTGCCCCCATGTTGCGGAAGGAATGGTACAGCTCTCCAAAATGTTCAGGTAGTACAAAAGTACGTTGAATGCCGTAGCGTATTACAAGGAGCTGCCCCTTTTGTGACGAAAAACGACATTGCAACACTGCGCTACATGGCTTCCGCAGTGTGAATTTACCTTAACCGGGGAGGAAGTTTCATACCTCGGCTGCGGGCCGTTTCCAAAAATAATAATGCCAGGTGCAACTTTGCTAAACTGCATCATTTGTGTTAGAATGATTATTTCACCCTGATGTTTAAGTTTGCAACTAAAGGTTTCCAAAACCGTATCGCAAACAAGGATTATTAAAGTTTCTAAACCTTAAAACAGAGCGTCTGGATTGTAGTTCACATGGAGCCAGCTGTCCTCCATGCCATCAGCTAAGAACTCAAGACCGGGACCGGCTGTAAGACACCTTGGGTTCTCAAGAGCTAAGTAGAAGCAAACTATAAGCCAGAAAACCATGTTTATAAAGATAAATTAGTTATAGGGTCATCATAGTAATCAAAATAAATGGAGATCAAACTTCcctttattatatatttatttgagAAGTAAAGTTGTTACTTGCCTCAATTTGACTTTGTAGTTTAATCTAAAACAGTAATCACTCAATCATTAGGATTTGTAATTTGATGTTAGCCATGTCAACCCCTCATATAGTCCGTCTCCCGTGGTCGCACAGGAGGGCTGAACATACCAATTCCTATCTCTGATGCGGGTCAATCCTAGTTTCTCTTGGATTTCGTGTGGTTTCATGGCATCGGGCAGGTCTTGCTTATTGGCAAAAATCAAGATGATGGCATCCCTCATCTCACGGTCATTAATGATGCGATGGAGTTCCTGCCTGGCCTCATCAATGCGATCTCTGTCTGCGCAATCCACAACAAAGATTAACCCTTGAGTGCCCGTGTAGTAGTGTCGCCACAGGGGACGGATCTTATCTTGGCCTCCAACGTCCCATACATTGAATTTTACGTTTTTGTAAGTCACAGTCTCAACGTTGAAACCAACTGTGGGAATTGTGGTGACTGACTGTCCAAGTTTCAGTTTGTAAAGGATGGTGGTCTTTCCAGCAGCATCAAGTCCAAGCATCAATATTCTCATCTCCTTGTTGCCAAAGATTTTCGATAGCATTTTCCCCATCATGTAAACAGTGCATAAATATTCCTTTCCAAATGAAAAAAATGTCTGGATTCTTCAATATTTCCCTTTTTACTTCCTTAATGTCAAAACCATGCAGGTTAACTTTATTTGCTTAACCGGGCGTAACTAGGCAACTAATTACAAATGGACATGGTGTGAAATATGAAGCTCAAACTGAGCCATGTGCGGGTCTATCAATGCTTCACAATGTGTCGGCCAAAGAAAGGAGTCTCAAACTGGCAACAATAATATTCCTGGTGGGAAATCATTAGCTAACTTGTGGTATTGCTGTTCATAACTTATTTCTCAGAGTTTGAGACACCCAAGTTAAAATGTGACCCAAAGGTGAGTTAAGTAAATTGTATGACAAGCCGTGTAAGTATATTGTTACTTCTTAATTGTAGCTGTCACAAAATGTTCATACTATTGATTTCTATTCTTTTCAGGGtcggggtgggggggtagtggatCTGTTGATAGAGCAAGGAAGTCGAATAGGCCCTCCAAAAAACCTGCGGTACTTCTTACTTCCTCTTGGTGAATGTGTCTCGAGGTCCCCGTCCTTGTTCGGATCAACACCACCGGAGGAGAAAGGCAATGTTCTGCTGCTATTCCATCAAACGTCACGCTGGGCTACACACTCGTTCGTAGGAGCCCGTTCTCCTAAAGTCCCGGCGACTAAGGTCATTGattcaataataaaaaaatcctttCTTGTCCCCCTGAAACAGAAGAGGATCATGAGGAGTGTCAGAAAGCTCAACTTAGCAAgttaacagctagctagctaacactagcttGCTAACTTAGCTACCTACATGCTGCATTGTGGATAGCTCAACAAAATTTTAAAATGCAGACGTTAGTCGGTAACTTACGTTCCGTGTATCTTTTACACAAATctccccaaaatatatatattacattctgttgtcccccctcctctctcagcaaTTTCCAAACCGCTTTAGTCTATCTCTCCTTTTCAGCCGAGTTGCAATGCTACTCTGATCTACCGGAAAGGTGTGGACTACATCACCAGTCACTTCCTCTGGATCGTTCAGGAGTTAGTTGGCTTGCGCACGAGCTTGAACTGTGACCAGAGGACTCTGACATTACGTGCATTGTCTGAAATGCGGTCCATTGATTCGTATAAAGTAAATGCATGGTGCGAATTTAACAAGTACTGGTTCAGGTGCAAATGTGGTAAAGAGCAGGAAAATGTAACTCACCAtacaatgatgtatataaacccatCGGCACCAtacaaggaagtggatggctctATTTGGTGCACGTGCATGGTgctaaataatatataataaactATTAGCTAGTCTAAATGTATTGGGTAAATGTGTTTAATTACAATTACATGATGGAAGACCAATTCATTCGGATCAATTTTACAGCACATAAAACACGTAGGCCCATGGTTACAACATGAAATTGCAACAGCATTAATATGCATTTTTAAATGAAAGTAGTACATTTGGCATgcttaataaatatatattttaaaatatagGTTACTTTCTAGCCTTAAATGAAAAAATGCATGCAGGCTAGGTTACTGTGTGTAGCATAGACTGCACAAAAATGGTATGTAGGCTTGGTCTACGTTCTCGATACAAAGTGTAATAACACCACCATGTGGGATGCATTGGCACTGCTTCTCATTTTACTGAAGTTATTGACCAAGTATGCAGGTACGCATAGCCACAGGCTTGTCACTCAGTTTACAAGTCCCAGTCTATCTCTTTGAGCACCAATAGTGGTGGGTAGGTTGTCTATTATCTGTCAGTTTTGTTCAActgtttaaacctctgtgtgGATGCATGTGGATGTACTCTCTGTGTTCTGATGCTGGCTGACCTCATGACCTGTGGGCTGTTTGGATCTTGCTGGTTCCAGCTAGGCTCTTGGTTGGTGTCTGGCTGACCTGTAGATGACAAAATCATGTGTTTCCATTTCCTGAAGGGTTCCATCATTTGGATCATGGCCATGTGTCTGTGTCTTATATCTGCAAACGTCAAGGTTGCCCATCCAAATATGTGGCTAGCTGGGCCCTGGTGCACCCCATTCTCCAGCTCCCTGTCTGTGCACTGTGGAGGGCAGGAAGAGTGGAGCTGCAGGGAGTCTTTGCTCTAGACCTCTGGGATGAGGGACAGCAGCCAGACCCCAGTCTCCCCAGTGCTCTGTAGTACAGTATCTGCTGCTTCTCGATCACCCTCATACAGTATCTATGCTCCAACTCCAGGCTACAGAGCAGGCCCTTATGTTGTTGGACTTGGTACCTGTGTAGTTCATGCTTTGTGGCAGTGAGCGGCTTCTGCATTTACATGGcggacgtgagtaaaacatttaaatg of Salmo salar chromosome ssa01, Ssal_v3.1, whole genome shotgun sequence contains these proteins:
- the LOC106594671 gene encoding ADP-ribosylation factor 6; translated protein: MMGKMLSKIFGNKEMRILMLGLDAAGKTTILYKLKLGQSVTTIPTVGFNVETVTYKNVKFNVWDVGGQDKIRPLWRHYYTGTQGLIFVVDCADRDRIDEARQELHRIINDREMRDAIILIFANKQDLPDAMKPHEIQEKLGLTRIRDRNWYVQPSCATTGDGLYEGLTWLTSNYKS